In one Aeromicrobium wangtongii genomic region, the following are encoded:
- a CDS encoding undecaprenyl-diphosphate phosphatase: MDFFRAVVLGVLQGLTEFLPISSSAHLAIFPKFFGWDDPGAAYTAVVQIGTELAVLLYFWRDIWTIGSGWVRGVFSREARSEPEWRMGWFIIIGSLPIVALGLLLQDAIDREFRNLWVIGSTLIVLGIVLGIAERIGRKSRPIEDLTMKHAILLGFAQAGALVPGVSRSGATISMGLILGYERAAATRYAFLLAIPAVVGAGIFKLKDIGGDNTYGVGPTIVGTVVSFVVGLAVIHWLLKYVSTHSYTPFVLYRIGLGALVLILVGAGVITAGTTVG, translated from the coding sequence GTGGACTTCTTCCGTGCCGTCGTTCTGGGCGTGCTCCAAGGCCTGACCGAGTTCCTGCCGATCTCCAGCAGCGCCCACCTGGCCATCTTCCCGAAGTTCTTCGGCTGGGACGATCCGGGCGCGGCGTACACGGCGGTGGTCCAGATCGGGACCGAGCTCGCGGTGCTGCTGTACTTCTGGCGCGACATCTGGACGATCGGGTCAGGATGGGTGCGCGGCGTGTTCTCCCGTGAGGCCCGCAGCGAGCCGGAGTGGCGCATGGGCTGGTTCATCATCATCGGCTCGCTGCCCATCGTGGCGCTGGGTCTGCTGCTGCAGGACGCGATCGACCGCGAGTTCCGCAATCTGTGGGTCATCGGCTCGACGTTGATCGTCCTGGGCATCGTGCTGGGCATCGCCGAGCGCATCGGCCGCAAGAGCCGGCCCATCGAGGACCTCACGATGAAGCACGCGATCCTGCTCGGCTTCGCCCAGGCCGGCGCGCTGGTGCCGGGTGTCTCCCGCTCCGGCGCCACGATCAGCATGGGCCTGATCCTCGGCTACGAGCGCGCCGCCGCGACCCGTTACGCCTTCCTGCTCGCGATTCCCGCGGTCGTCGGCGCCGGCATCTTCAAGCTCAAGGACATCGGCGGCGACAACACCTACGGTGTCGGGCCGACGATCGTGGGCACCGTGGTGTCGTTCGTCGTCGGCCTCGCCGTCATCCACTGGCTGCTGAAGTACGTCAGCACCCACTCCTACACACCGTTCGTGCTCTACCGCATCGGCCTGGGCGCGCTCGTGCTGATCCTGGTCGGGGCGGGCGTCATCACCGCCGGCACGACGGTCGGCTAG
- a CDS encoding class I SAM-dependent methyltransferase — MSAFDRVTETWGDLKYMNLARAKYLRELIVTNDMQDLLELGFYKGKSSAYMAAVLEDLGRGHLTTMDRGSARGHEPEINEVLTTVGLEHRVTPIFAHRSFTWELGRMVEQNPRPQFDFCYLDGGHTWDVTGFGFLLVDMMLKPGGIILLDDLDWSIAGSPQAKTPGGQATYQAYSDDEKAAKGVRMTFEHIADHLGYDVEEVPKFQWGIARKRVPKKGLFRR, encoded by the coding sequence ATGTCGGCCTTTGACCGCGTCACCGAGACCTGGGGCGATCTGAAGTACATGAACCTCGCCCGCGCCAAGTACCTGCGCGAGCTGATCGTCACCAACGACATGCAGGACCTGCTCGAGCTGGGGTTCTACAAGGGCAAGAGCAGCGCCTACATGGCCGCCGTGCTCGAGGACCTGGGACGTGGCCACCTCACCACGATGGACCGGGGCAGCGCCCGGGGGCACGAGCCGGAGATCAACGAGGTCCTGACCACCGTGGGCCTCGAGCACCGTGTCACGCCGATCTTCGCGCACCGCTCCTTCACGTGGGAGCTGGGTCGCATGGTCGAGCAGAACCCCCGGCCGCAGTTCGACTTCTGCTATCTCGACGGCGGGCACACCTGGGACGTCACCGGGTTCGGCTTCCTGCTGGTCGACATGATGCTCAAGCCGGGCGGCATCATCTTGCTGGACGACCTCGACTGGTCGATCGCCGGCTCGCCGCAGGCCAAGACACCCGGCGGCCAGGCGACCTACCAGGCGTACTCGGACGACGAGAAGGCCGCGAAGGGCGTGCGGATGACGTTCGAGCACATCGCCGACCACCTGGGCTACGACGTCGAGGAGGTGCCCAAGTTCCAGTGGGGCATCGCCCGCAAGCGGGTGCCGAAGAAGGGCCTGTTCCGCCGGTAG
- the corA gene encoding magnesium/cobalt transporter CorA: MIIDCAVYRDGLRETTAHDNGSLQSALATLGDDDFLWIGISDPTAEEMKRVGDALRLHPLAVEDALEAHQRPKVEQYADHTFMSIRTVTYTDDDISTHEVNIFLGAKYLLTVRHGGPSLKDARKAAEKLIEELAHGPTAALYSVVDKIVDHYEDVAAELETDVQEVETSVFSADRSNDSSRIYRLKRETLEFRRAVQPLREPVHRFAVSASPEEARPYFRDISDHLSRAAEAIDSIDHLLDNALQAHLAQLSVQQNEDMRKLTAGATIFAVPTAIAGIYGMNFEHMPELDWRYGYAACILFIAGLSGFIYWRFKRSGWL, from the coding sequence GTGATCATCGACTGCGCCGTCTACCGCGACGGACTCCGAGAGACGACCGCACACGACAACGGGTCGTTGCAGTCGGCGCTCGCGACGCTGGGGGACGACGACTTCCTGTGGATCGGCATCAGCGATCCCACGGCCGAGGAGATGAAGCGGGTCGGTGATGCCCTGCGCCTCCACCCGCTCGCAGTCGAGGATGCGCTGGAGGCCCACCAGCGTCCGAAGGTCGAGCAGTACGCCGACCACACGTTCATGTCGATCCGGACCGTGACATACACCGATGACGACATCAGCACCCACGAGGTCAACATCTTCCTGGGGGCCAAGTACCTGCTCACCGTGCGCCACGGCGGGCCGTCGCTCAAGGACGCCCGCAAGGCCGCCGAGAAGCTGATCGAGGAGCTGGCCCACGGCCCCACCGCAGCGCTGTACTCGGTGGTCGACAAGATCGTCGATCACTACGAGGACGTCGCCGCGGAGCTGGAGACCGACGTCCAGGAGGTCGAGACCTCGGTCTTTTCGGCTGACCGGTCCAACGACTCCTCCCGCATCTACCGGCTCAAGCGCGAGACGCTGGAGTTCCGCCGAGCGGTCCAACCCCTGCGCGAGCCGGTCCACCGCTTCGCGGTGTCAGCATCGCCGGAGGAGGCTCGACCGTACTTCCGCGACATCTCCGACCACCTGTCCCGAGCCGCTGAGGCGATCGACTCGATCGACCACCTGCTGGACAACGCCCTGCAGGCGCACCTGGCGCAGCTGAGCGTCCAGCAGAACGAGGACATGCGCAAGCTGACCGCCGGTGCCACGATCTTCGCGGTCCCGACGGCGATCGCCGGAATCTACGGCATGAACTTCGAGCACATGCCTGAGCTCGACTGGAGGTACGGGTACGCCGCGTGCATCCTGTTCATCGCGGGGCTCAGCGGGTTCATCTACTGGCGCTTCAAGCGTTCCGGCTGGCTCTGA
- the mshC gene encoding cysteine--1-D-myo-inosityl 2-amino-2-deoxy-alpha-D-glucopyranoside ligase — translation MRSWSSPEIPSLDDLGLGRGPAVTVHDTSSAAAVALDPDGHARMYVCGITPYDATHMGHAATYLAFDLLQRTWRDRGLDVTYTQNVTDVDDPLLERATATGVDWVELAERETQLFREDMTALRIIPPAHYIGAVESIDLVVDLVQRLQETDAVYTVDDDLYFDVHADPGFGLVSGFDEATMLKIFPERGGDPDRPGKKHPLDCLLWQAERPGEPAWDTRLGRGRPGWHIECAAIALHHLGTAFDVQGGGSDLVFPHHEMSASEATVATHEPFARAYVHAGMVGYEGEKMSKSKGNLVLVSKLRAAGHDPMAIRLALLAHHYRSDWEWFGDEIEAAEARLARWRDAVTRLLAPSGEALLAQIRAAMTNDLDAPAALAAIDAWAADDTAQDPQAGRTARTAIDALLGVAL, via the coding sequence ATGCGCAGCTGGTCGAGTCCTGAGATCCCGTCACTCGACGATCTCGGACTGGGCAGAGGTCCGGCCGTCACCGTCCACGACACGTCGTCAGCCGCGGCTGTGGCCCTCGATCCCGATGGGCACGCGCGGATGTACGTCTGCGGCATCACGCCGTACGACGCGACACACATGGGTCACGCGGCGACGTACCTGGCGTTCGACCTGCTGCAGCGCACGTGGCGCGACCGTGGCCTGGACGTCACCTACACGCAGAACGTGACCGACGTCGACGACCCGCTGCTGGAGCGCGCGACCGCGACCGGCGTCGACTGGGTCGAGCTGGCCGAGCGGGAGACGCAGCTGTTCCGCGAGGACATGACGGCGCTGCGCATCATCCCGCCCGCCCACTACATCGGTGCCGTCGAGTCCATCGACCTGGTCGTCGACCTGGTGCAGCGCCTGCAGGAGACCGACGCGGTCTACACCGTCGACGACGACCTGTACTTCGACGTCCACGCCGATCCGGGATTCGGTCTGGTCTCCGGCTTCGACGAGGCGACCATGCTCAAGATCTTCCCGGAGCGCGGGGGAGACCCGGACCGCCCCGGCAAGAAGCACCCGCTGGACTGCCTGCTGTGGCAGGCCGAGCGTCCCGGCGAGCCCGCCTGGGACACCCGGCTGGGCCGCGGCCGTCCCGGCTGGCACATCGAGTGCGCCGCGATCGCGCTGCACCACCTCGGCACCGCCTTCGACGTGCAGGGCGGCGGCTCCGACCTGGTGTTCCCGCACCACGAGATGTCCGCGTCCGAGGCGACCGTCGCCACCCACGAGCCCTTCGCCCGGGCCTACGTGCACGCCGGCATGGTCGGCTACGAGGGCGAGAAGATGTCCAAGTCCAAGGGCAACCTGGTCCTGGTCTCCAAGCTGCGTGCCGCCGGTCACGACCCGATGGCGATCCGGCTCGCCCTGCTCGCGCACCACTACCGCAGCGACTGGGAGTGGTTCGGCGACGAGATCGAGGCGGCCGAGGCACGTCTGGCCCGCTGGCGCGACGCGGTCACCCGGCTGTTGGCGCCGTCCGGCGAGGCGCTGCTCGCGCAGATCCGTGCCGCGATGACCAACGACCTGGACGCTCCGGCGGCCCTGGCCGCGATCGACGCGTGGGCCGCCGACGACACCGCGCAGGATCCGCAGGCCGGTCGCACGGCACGGACCGCGATCGACGCCCTGCTCGGCGTCGCACTCTGA
- a CDS encoding FHA domain-containing protein, whose protein sequence is MPAALHLAADLAIDIDVPASPGYPAAHVHATVTASGNHVRIHSDDLLSLVGQPSRGAVREIARQLAQLGLVVDISGPDGLIVSLGAVESTVLNRLVTRSPHMRVGSWWRAAEAARARLRPTSRRTRLDAPGLPPGTPWPPLPSMADPPRVVTTTHDPEGGGHPRLYLSDTSDPLMPWPVGVFPLTPDGISIGSAAGCDLQLAGTDELQAEVICTDEDEYVLVARSEHILSTVGGRQLPRQTLRTGARIELGTWRLTYVRDEFADHGRPYGGRIGGELGRQRTQPTSNRRGPSF, encoded by the coding sequence GTGCCTGCGGCGCTGCACCTTGCAGCCGACCTGGCGATCGACATCGACGTGCCCGCCAGCCCGGGGTACCCGGCCGCGCACGTCCACGCCACGGTCACCGCGTCGGGAAACCACGTGCGGATCCACAGCGATGATCTGCTGTCGCTGGTCGGCCAGCCCTCCCGGGGCGCGGTGCGCGAGATCGCCAGACAGCTGGCCCAGCTGGGGCTGGTGGTGGACATCTCCGGTCCCGACGGGCTCATCGTGAGCCTGGGTGCGGTCGAGTCCACGGTGCTGAACCGGCTCGTGACCCGTTCGCCGCACATGCGGGTCGGCAGCTGGTGGCGCGCTGCCGAGGCTGCCCGCGCCCGGCTGCGTCCGACCAGTCGCCGGACCCGGCTCGACGCACCCGGCCTGCCGCCGGGCACTCCGTGGCCGCCGCTGCCGTCGATGGCCGACCCGCCGCGCGTCGTCACCACGACGCATGACCCGGAGGGCGGCGGCCATCCCCGGCTCTACCTGTCGGACACCTCCGATCCGCTCATGCCGTGGCCGGTGGGGGTCTTCCCCCTCACCCCCGACGGCATCAGCATCGGCAGTGCTGCTGGCTGCGATCTGCAGCTGGCCGGCACCGACGAGCTGCAGGCGGAGGTCATCTGCACCGATGAGGACGAGTACGTCCTCGTCGCCCGCAGCGAGCACATCCTGAGCACTGTCGGCGGCAGGCAGCTACCGCGTCAGACGCTGCGCACAGGGGCGCGGATCGAGCTGGGCACGTGGCGGCTGACCTACGTGCGCGACGAGTTCGCCGATCACGGACGCCCGTACGGCGGCCGGATCGGCGGTGAGCTGGGCCGTCAGCGCACCCAGCCCACGAGCAACCGGCGCGGCCCCAGCTTCTGA
- a CDS encoding PAC2 family protein produces the protein MTSTPDIPPLRDPWMVAAFEGWNDAADAASGVVDHLIDEWDAELLIELDPEDYYDFQVHRPQVRTTDDGSRVILWPSPQIYHARPPRLDRDVLLLRAPEPNFHWKAFCSTVLGVAKLAGVTELVTLGALLADSPHTRPVPVTGSTSDPVMIDRMSMQPSTYNGPIGITSVLGEMASQEGIAAASLWAAVPHYLAEPPCPKATLALLGALEDAIGAPLPQGVLVEMSEAWQRGAEDLTSHDPEIAEYVEALENERDTSELPEASGDAIAKEFERYLRRRNVDPE, from the coding sequence GTGACGTCCACTCCTGACATCCCACCGCTGCGCGATCCGTGGATGGTCGCTGCGTTCGAGGGGTGGAACGACGCCGCGGACGCCGCGTCCGGGGTGGTCGACCACCTGATCGACGAGTGGGATGCCGAGCTGCTGATCGAGCTCGACCCGGAGGACTACTACGACTTCCAGGTGCACCGGCCCCAGGTGCGCACCACCGATGACGGCAGCCGGGTGATCTTGTGGCCGTCGCCGCAGATCTACCACGCGCGTCCGCCCCGGCTGGACCGTGACGTCCTCCTGCTGCGGGCCCCGGAGCCGAACTTCCACTGGAAGGCGTTCTGCTCGACGGTGCTCGGCGTCGCGAAGCTCGCCGGCGTCACCGAGCTGGTGACGCTCGGCGCGTTGCTGGCCGACTCCCCGCACACGCGTCCCGTGCCGGTCACCGGCTCGACGAGCGATCCGGTGATGATCGATCGGATGTCGATGCAGCCCTCGACCTACAACGGGCCGATCGGCATCACCTCCGTCCTGGGCGAGATGGCTTCGCAGGAGGGCATCGCAGCGGCGTCGCTGTGGGCCGCCGTGCCGCACTACCTGGCCGAGCCGCCGTGCCCGAAGGCGACCCTTGCACTGCTCGGCGCCCTCGAGGACGCCATCGGCGCACCGTTGCCGCAGGGTGTCCTGGTGGAGATGAGCGAGGCGTGGCAGCGCGGGGCCGAGGACCTGACCTCCCACGACCCGGAGATCGCCGAGTACGTGGAGGCCCTCGAGAACGAGCGTGACACCAGCGAGCTGCCGGAGGCATCCGGGGACGCCATCGCCAAGGAGTTCGAGCGCTACCTGCGCCGCCGCAACGTCGACCCGGAGTAG